Proteins from one Geomonas agri genomic window:
- a CDS encoding ABC transporter permease, which produces MRFLLRHLSLSYARRHLAKTILTLLGVVVGVTTFSSIKTAQDALVVGIGSTVDRVAGKAQLQVTMEGGVPEALQERLRNLPGIRATSPVIEQIVIPERGELGSLMVIGVDLLGDREMRDYGFEGDDADLDDPLLFLAQPDSALFTREFAKRAGLTTGTSLAVKVPSGVRKVTARGLMSPKGFAQAFGGNLMVVDVYAAQELFGRGRRFDRIDVRLQDGVTVAQGTEMLQKTLGPAYRVETPARRGEQMERLVANFTAGFNVSSAFALSIGIFLIFNAFNVSVNRRRRDIGTLRALGATPRQVQILFLAEALIIGLLGGALGCLAGTAFSQALLVSMGQSTEMVYGISGSGVVHLTPAIVLQSMLLGLIASLLGAWGPALSASRISPTEAFAKGSFQAKVQRRIGPRIAAAVAFVAGAVALALSSVVKGNTLVLSVLLLGGIGLVLLIGPLSRAVLVALGPLLTHLFPSAGPLSSDSLLGNPRRSSGTIMAMALSLTFVLGLGGYMGSTRLTIVRWMDDILTCDLFVRASANFSRPDFLYPGAVKGEILALPGVRTVESYRAIRPQFRGRQILVGSVEMDTLMQRVRYDFAQGDRDSMREGLLNKEMCAITENFHDRFGLGVGDKVPLNTPGGMVEFPIAAVIRDYSSDQGAVFLDRKVFLRHWQDDRVDIYDVSVTPGTDPGKVRDAIRAKLSGRYPALISTQREFKDEIGKAIDAFYAVMRITVLLALGVAFLGIVTSLLISVAERTREIGILKALGALPGQIARSVVLEALVLAMVGLMLALPAGNLFASFMEGPVAKAFTGWAMPHHYPWEVLGELIVALPLVSFLAAGIPARQAAGVKVTEAIEYE; this is translated from the coding sequence ATGAGGTTCCTGCTGCGTCACCTCTCCCTCTCCTACGCCCGGCGTCACTTGGCCAAGACCATCCTGACCCTGCTGGGGGTAGTGGTCGGCGTCACCACCTTCAGTTCCATCAAGACCGCGCAGGACGCGCTGGTGGTCGGCATCGGGTCCACCGTCGACCGGGTCGCCGGCAAGGCGCAGCTGCAGGTGACCATGGAGGGGGGTGTCCCCGAGGCGCTTCAGGAAAGGCTCCGTAACCTCCCCGGCATCCGGGCTACTTCTCCCGTCATCGAGCAGATCGTGATCCCGGAAAGAGGGGAACTGGGAAGCCTGATGGTGATCGGCGTCGACCTCCTGGGCGACCGCGAGATGCGTGACTACGGCTTTGAGGGGGACGACGCAGACCTGGACGACCCCCTGCTCTTCCTGGCCCAGCCCGATTCCGCCCTCTTCACCCGCGAGTTCGCCAAGCGCGCCGGGCTCACTACCGGCACTTCCCTCGCCGTCAAGGTCCCCAGCGGCGTCCGGAAGGTGACCGCGCGCGGCCTGATGAGCCCCAAGGGGTTCGCCCAGGCCTTCGGCGGCAACCTGATGGTGGTGGACGTCTACGCCGCTCAGGAGCTCTTCGGCCGCGGGCGTCGCTTCGACCGCATCGACGTACGCCTCCAGGACGGGGTCACCGTCGCCCAGGGGACCGAGATGCTGCAAAAGACGCTCGGCCCGGCCTACCGCGTGGAAACGCCGGCGCGGCGCGGCGAGCAGATGGAGCGGCTGGTGGCCAACTTCACTGCCGGCTTCAACGTCTCCAGCGCCTTTGCCCTCTCCATCGGCATCTTCCTCATCTTCAACGCCTTCAACGTCTCCGTGAACCGCCGGCGCCGCGACATCGGCACGCTACGCGCCCTGGGCGCCACGCCGCGCCAGGTGCAGATCCTGTTCCTGGCCGAGGCGCTCATCATCGGCCTCCTCGGGGGCGCGCTCGGCTGCCTGGCCGGCACAGCCTTCTCGCAGGCGCTCCTGGTGAGCATGGGACAGAGCACCGAGATGGTGTACGGCATATCCGGCTCCGGCGTGGTGCACCTCACCCCGGCGATCGTGCTGCAGTCCATGCTGCTCGGCCTGATCGCTTCCCTGCTCGGTGCCTGGGGACCTGCCCTCTCCGCCTCGCGCATCTCCCCCACCGAGGCGTTCGCCAAGGGTTCCTTCCAGGCCAAGGTGCAGCGCCGGATTGGACCGCGTATCGCCGCCGCGGTCGCGTTCGTGGCCGGCGCCGTCGCGCTCGCGCTCAGCAGCGTGGTCAAGGGGAACACCCTGGTGCTCTCGGTGCTCCTTTTGGGAGGCATCGGCCTCGTGCTCCTGATCGGCCCGCTCTCCCGCGCCGTCCTGGTCGCCCTGGGCCCGCTGCTCACCCACCTGTTCCCCTCCGCCGGTCCGCTCTCCTCGGATTCGCTCTTGGGCAACCCGCGCCGCAGCTCCGGCACCATCATGGCCATGGCCCTTTCGCTCACCTTCGTGCTGGGACTCGGGGGCTACATGGGCTCCACGCGGCTCACCATCGTGCGCTGGATGGACGACATCCTTACCTGCGACCTGTTCGTGCGCGCCTCGGCCAACTTCTCGCGTCCCGACTTCCTCTACCCGGGTGCGGTGAAGGGGGAGATCCTGGCGCTCCCGGGCGTGCGCACCGTGGAGAGTTACCGCGCCATCCGGCCCCAGTTCCGTGGTCGGCAGATCCTGGTCGGCTCCGTGGAGATGGACACGCTGATGCAGCGGGTGCGCTACGATTTTGCCCAGGGCGATCGCGATTCGATGCGGGAGGGGCTGCTCAACAAGGAGATGTGTGCCATCACCGAGAACTTCCACGACCGCTTCGGCCTCGGCGTCGGCGACAAGGTGCCGCTCAACACGCCGGGGGGGATGGTCGAGTTTCCTATCGCCGCCGTGATCCGCGACTACTCCTCGGACCAGGGCGCCGTGTTCCTGGACCGCAAGGTATTCCTAAGGCACTGGCAGGACGACCGGGTCGACATCTACGACGTCTCGGTGACGCCGGGGACCGACCCGGGCAAGGTACGCGACGCCATCCGCGCCAAGCTCTCCGGCCGCTATCCCGCGCTCATCTCGACCCAGCGCGAGTTCAAGGACGAGATCGGCAAGGCTATCGACGCCTTCTACGCCGTCATGCGCATCACCGTCTTGCTGGCGCTCGGGGTCGCCTTCCTCGGCATCGTCACGTCGCTGCTCATCTCGGTGGCGGAGCGGACCCGCGAGATCGGAATATTGAAGGCGCTCGGGGCGCTCCCCGGGCAGATCGCGCGCAGCGTGGTGCTGGAGGCGCTGGTGCTTGCCATGGTGGGGCTCATGCTGGCGCTTCCCGCCGGGAACCTGTTCGCCTCCTTCATGGAGGGGCCGGTAGCCAAGGCATTCACCGGGTGGGCCATGCCGCACCATTACCCGTGGGAGGTGCTTGGCGAGCTAATCGTGGCGCTGCCGTTGGTTTCCTTCCTTGCCGCCGGTATCCCCGCGCGCCAGGCGGCAGGGGTCAAGGTGACCGAGGCGATAGAGTACGAGTAG
- a CDS encoding ABC transporter ATP-binding protein produces MLQLRDVVKSYETKSTVTALAGITLSIAAGEMVAIMGPSGSGKSTLLNLMGGLDVPSSGAVLVAGTDLAKQSEKERSLFRRTHVSYIFQAYHLMPTLRVRQNVALPLRLAGVSAKEAEGRVDRVLAEVGLEHRADHLPDELSGGERQRVAIARALVTDAPLLLADEPTGNLDSARSKEILALLRSIHGRRGTTIVMVTHDREAASACDRLIRLRDGLVEDDSAAPGGGR; encoded by the coding sequence GTGCTGCAACTTAGAGACGTAGTGAAGTCATACGAGACAAAGTCGACGGTGACGGCGCTGGCGGGGATAACCCTCTCCATCGCAGCGGGCGAAATGGTGGCGATCATGGGACCGTCAGGGTCCGGCAAATCCACCCTCTTGAACCTGATGGGCGGCCTCGACGTGCCGAGCTCCGGCGCGGTGCTCGTGGCGGGGACCGACCTCGCCAAACAAAGCGAGAAGGAACGCTCACTGTTCCGGCGCACCCACGTCTCCTATATCTTCCAGGCCTACCACCTGATGCCCACCCTGCGGGTCAGGCAGAACGTTGCCCTGCCGCTCAGGCTCGCCGGGGTCTCCGCCAAGGAGGCGGAGGGCAGGGTGGACCGGGTGCTGGCCGAGGTGGGGCTGGAACATCGCGCCGACCACCTCCCCGACGAACTCTCCGGGGGCGAGCGCCAGCGCGTCGCCATCGCCCGCGCCCTGGTCACCGATGCACCGCTGCTTCTGGCCGACGAGCCGACCGGCAACCTGGACAGCGCCCGCAGCAAGGAGATCCTGGCCCTGCTCCGCTCCATCCATGGCCGGCGCGGCACCACCATCGTCATGGTGACCCACGACCGCGAGGCCGCCTCCGCCTGCGACCGCCTCATCCGCCTGCGTGACGGCCTGGTCGAGGACGACAGCGCGGCCCCGGGAGGTGGCAGATGA
- a CDS encoding cytochrome c3 family protein, translating into MHLRLQAITATALGGMLFFEVGEANIYHQTSAKYILTMAECMVCHSEDSARPVSICLEDHCLYTNKHPVLRSYPPRRKAERFTPISENLEAGCVLEDGKITCLSCHDLTRPAPHLIRNGDELCYICHRYLRSTY; encoded by the coding sequence GTGCATTTAAGGCTGCAAGCAATTACTGCTACTGCCTTGGGTGGCATGCTCTTCTTCGAGGTGGGCGAAGCCAACATCTACCACCAGACCAGTGCCAAATATATCCTCACCATGGCAGAGTGCATGGTCTGCCACTCCGAAGACTCCGCCCGACCCGTTTCCATCTGTCTCGAAGATCACTGCCTCTACACCAACAAACACCCCGTGCTGCGCAGCTATCCTCCTCGCCGGAAAGCTGAACGGTTCACACCCATCTCCGAGAACCTGGAGGCCGGTTGCGTGTTGGAGGATGGTAAAATAACCTGCCTGTCCTGCCATGATCTGACGAGGCCGGCGCCGCACCTGATCAGGAATGGTGACGAGTTGTGCTACATCTGCCACAGGTACCTGCGGTCCACCTACTGA
- a CDS encoding AsmA family protein codes for MLRRLRSYISTLRVRRVIFVGCTLTFSALLLLVLLVVSLPAILSTDPAQSLLRLGISKALKKPVSWSDLQVSWTDGIALTGLVLGEGPPPLVHASLQHLKLDPDVSRDKATGRWCVSLDLKVKKLEAELSPGPPKPPEAKPVKDPLTRIAEGVQKFQSLEWPLPLDLRLSVDASPMKFYYADPVSKREALLSDFSFGLAVPSLSKLPIRTSLSGKVAVDAGKAQPISLSVEVADLVTAAYRIKPAAAALTARADLPGVALNAAGGVTRPEGLKANLALTLPELVRLAAPFAKKPLPDVGGKLVLDLKAQTDRAGDLRMALALDGDRLAVSRLPGRKAGLAPLGLHLRQKLVSNHERQQVAFDEGSLISPGLITASWHALVDRPTDKSRSVAAELGPLRLDLGRARQVAAPFLPKNLPVQDLQGTASLTKLSARLQGPGNDGTVGIEKLGVDLPLLQLALAGGPLQGEGMTLSIDKGLIPLKKMKPVRIAADLSWSGRRLDMAGKKPVRIDGMKGGVSLTLTEIDLKGKRALVDARQKLELERVGVGSELALEQLREELEFKARAFSGGALDLTLPTLQVSAKSVQAHQQGKDVTLQPFNARLAAEGVHLPPKGQGSPTVQRATCSLSASDALALDAEAALTGQGRQLAASKGNLHLDLRRLMPVARTFLPAGFDATGLAAASWDVAAPLPVAQLPKEENPLRKAKGSLALLDRADLALTLNDLDLRLPNAQGTYRVQGLTTAPQLRLALPHPGQPLTVDGAFRFASVTGLSGTVGTLPLQAGTLTLQGELTGWKEFRLTEELKVASLGLSQIADLTVGRIDALLEDQGGKFDAATLLRRLDATMFAHMDGNFPAEAKKVLAGWQLAGNVSAGARIDLTAARELRVRGYGKCRGFGVADGKGLAASGVRADLVLDRSYALAQAQGKGEEWVPLSTGLVRPAPVAPLGAADSDLAARIYEDLRGLMGAPRKIGVQRASFKSGAVPIEASALEADLLLEPEALGLSFFQAEVGGGTVRARGMIDLSREVPVLTTYFNFSKLDPVLLFPAAGGQRPGGEGELTGELSLSAPLATEQRALLEGMRLNLNLRRFSSRILDRALFALDPYQRNEKIVAQRKSLQSADLKGLRVSAVDGALDCEGELAVKGIDIAIPRIDRLRLSELPIQNELKRLLVSIASSRTLLDLVRSDTLVIDAKGKPSLKRRSNAGI; via the coding sequence ATGCTCCGTCGCCTCCGTTCTTACATCAGTACCCTTCGCGTCAGACGCGTTATCTTCGTCGGCTGCACCCTGACGTTCTCCGCCCTGCTTCTGCTGGTGCTGCTGGTGGTGTCCCTGCCAGCCATCCTCTCCACCGACCCCGCGCAGTCCCTGCTGCGGTTGGGAATCTCCAAGGCCCTGAAAAAGCCGGTTTCCTGGTCCGACCTTCAAGTCTCCTGGACTGACGGTATCGCCCTTACCGGATTGGTGCTGGGGGAGGGGCCGCCGCCACTTGTGCACGCGTCCCTGCAACACCTGAAACTCGATCCGGACGTTTCCCGCGACAAGGCGACCGGACGTTGGTGCGTGAGCCTCGACCTGAAGGTGAAGAAGCTGGAGGCCGAGCTCTCTCCCGGCCCCCCGAAGCCCCCCGAGGCGAAGCCGGTCAAGGATCCATTGACCCGCATCGCGGAAGGGGTGCAGAAGTTCCAATCCCTGGAGTGGCCGCTGCCGCTCGACCTGCGTCTGTCCGTCGACGCTTCCCCCATGAAGTTTTACTACGCCGATCCCGTCTCCAAGCGCGAAGCGCTGTTGAGCGACTTCTCCTTCGGGCTCGCCGTACCTTCCCTGAGCAAGCTTCCCATCCGCACGTCGCTGTCCGGCAAGGTCGCGGTGGACGCCGGCAAGGCGCAACCGATCAGCCTCAGCGTAGAGGTGGCCGACCTGGTCACCGCTGCCTACCGCATCAAGCCCGCGGCCGCTGCCCTGACGGCACGGGCGGATCTGCCCGGCGTCGCGCTGAACGCGGCTGGCGGGGTGACCCGGCCGGAGGGGCTCAAGGCCAACCTCGCCCTCACCCTCCCGGAACTGGTTCGCCTCGCTGCGCCTTTCGCCAAGAAGCCCCTCCCCGACGTCGGCGGCAAGCTGGTGCTCGATCTCAAGGCACAGACCGACCGGGCGGGAGACCTGCGCATGGCGCTCGCGTTGGATGGCGATCGGCTGGCGGTGAGCCGGCTTCCCGGGAGAAAGGCGGGGCTCGCGCCGCTGGGCCTGCACCTGCGCCAGAAGCTGGTCAGCAACCATGAGCGCCAGCAGGTCGCCTTCGACGAGGGGAGCCTGATCAGCCCGGGGCTCATCACCGCGTCCTGGCACGCGCTGGTCGATCGCCCCACCGATAAATCGCGCAGCGTGGCGGCGGAACTGGGACCGCTGCGCCTGGACCTGGGTCGGGCCCGGCAGGTGGCTGCGCCTTTCCTGCCGAAAAACCTTCCGGTGCAGGATCTCCAGGGAACGGCATCGCTTACCAAGCTGAGTGCGCGGCTGCAGGGGCCGGGGAACGACGGGACTGTGGGGATCGAGAAACTGGGGGTGGACCTGCCGCTACTGCAACTGGCGCTGGCCGGCGGGCCGCTGCAGGGGGAGGGGATGACCCTCTCCATAGACAAGGGCCTCATCCCCCTTAAAAAGATGAAACCGGTGCGCATCGCGGCCGACCTCTCGTGGTCCGGTCGCCGCCTCGATATGGCGGGGAAGAAGCCGGTACGGATCGACGGCATGAAGGGGGGCGTGAGCCTGACCCTCACCGAGATCGACCTGAAGGGGAAGCGTGCCCTGGTAGACGCCCGGCAGAAGCTGGAACTGGAGCGTGTCGGCGTGGGGAGCGAACTGGCACTGGAGCAGTTGAGGGAAGAGCTGGAATTTAAGGCGCGCGCTTTTTCCGGTGGCGCCCTCGACCTGACGCTCCCGACGCTGCAGGTTTCCGCAAAGAGCGTGCAGGCGCACCAGCAGGGCAAAGACGTGACGCTGCAACCGTTCAACGCCCGCCTCGCCGCCGAGGGAGTGCACCTGCCGCCCAAGGGGCAGGGGAGCCCGACCGTGCAGCGTGCCACCTGCTCGCTCTCCGCATCCGACGCCCTGGCGCTTGATGCCGAGGCCGCGCTGACCGGGCAGGGACGGCAGCTCGCCGCCAGCAAGGGGAATCTGCACCTGGACCTGCGCCGCCTGATGCCGGTCGCGCGCACGTTCCTTCCCGCCGGGTTCGATGCCACCGGCCTCGCCGCCGCCTCCTGGGATGTCGCGGCGCCGCTGCCGGTCGCCCAACTTCCGAAAGAAGAGAACCCACTGCGCAAGGCGAAGGGAAGCCTCGCACTGCTGGATCGCGCCGACCTGGCGCTCACCTTGAACGACCTGGACCTGCGTCTTCCCAACGCCCAGGGCACTTACCGGGTGCAGGGGCTCACCACCGCGCCGCAACTGCGCCTCGCCCTGCCGCACCCGGGACAGCCGCTCACCGTGGATGGCGCTTTCCGCTTCGCCTCGGTAACCGGACTCTCCGGCACGGTTGGAACTCTGCCGCTGCAGGCAGGGACCTTGACCCTGCAGGGGGAGCTGACGGGGTGGAAGGAATTCCGGCTCACGGAAGAGTTGAAGGTTGCCTCGCTGGGGCTTTCGCAGATCGCGGACCTTACCGTCGGGCGTATCGACGCGCTCCTTGAAGACCAGGGTGGCAAGTTCGATGCGGCCACGCTATTGCGGCGCCTGGACGCCACCATGTTCGCCCACATGGACGGGAACTTCCCGGCCGAGGCCAAGAAGGTGCTGGCAGGATGGCAACTGGCGGGCAACGTCTCCGCCGGCGCGCGTATCGATCTCACCGCGGCGCGCGAGCTGAGGGTGCGCGGCTACGGCAAGTGCCGTGGCTTCGGCGTGGCGGACGGCAAGGGACTCGCGGCCAGCGGCGTCCGGGCCGACCTGGTGCTGGACCGCAGTTACGCCCTGGCCCAGGCGCAGGGTAAGGGGGAGGAGTGGGTGCCGCTTTCGACCGGGCTGGTGCGGCCGGCGCCGGTGGCCCCACTGGGGGCGGCCGATTCGGATCTCGCGGCCCGCATCTACGAGGACCTGCGCGGGCTGATGGGAGCACCGCGCAAGATCGGCGTCCAGCGTGCCTCCTTCAAGTCCGGCGCCGTTCCCATCGAGGCCAGCGCACTGGAGGCGGACCTCCTGCTCGAACCCGAGGCTTTAGGTTTGAGCTTCTTCCAGGCCGAAGTGGGGGGCGGGACGGTGCGGGCACGCGGTATGATCGATCTCTCTCGCGAGGTCCCGGTGCTCACCACCTACTTCAACTTCTCGAAGCTGGACCCGGTGCTCCTGTTCCCCGCGGCGGGGGGGCAGCGTCCCGGCGGAGAAGGGGAGCTGACCGGCGAACTGAGCCTGTCGGCGCCGCTTGCGACCGAGCAGCGGGCGCTCCTGGAGGGGATGCGTCTCAACCTGAACCTGCGCCGGTTCAGCTCGCGCATCCTGGACCGCGCCCTGTTCGCGCTCGACCCGTACCAGCGCAACGAGAAGATTGTGGCGCAGCGCAAATCGTTGCAGAGCGCTGACTTAAAGGGGCTGCGGGTCAGCGCCGTGGACGGCGCCCTCGACTGCGAGGGGGAACTTGCCGTGAAGGGGATCGACATCGCCATCCCGCGGATCGATCGTCTGCGTCTCTCCGAGCTTCCCATCCAAAACGAGCTGAAGCGGCTCCTCGTCTCCATCGCCTCGTCCCGGACCCTGTTGGACCTGGTCCGTTCCGACACCCTGGTGATCGACGCAAAAGGAAAGCCGTCCCTGAAAAGGAGGAGCAATGCGGGAATCTAA
- a CDS encoding DUF1318 domain-containing protein — MRESKSLSTRVVRRLQRRPLSIVHCQLSIVARLSFAVLLLAAAGCTLAKVDVNVVSERTSLENQVLGTYNALSEDVLLVASVRGVSPTGKVETPPKHSPEQQEAAQALENIAFHADDVEALKRLGWVGENLEGTLTSFSREVPEKAPADLKAFAGRFGEGEFRQVVNEVNRSREILMLRVVQTNENFTAKDLPAIRKVFARVNRQNSAPGTKVQEDDGKWVTR; from the coding sequence ATGCGGGAATCTAAATCACTCTCAACGCGCGTCGTGCGACGTTTGCAGCGCCGTCCGTTGTCCATTGTCCATTGTCAACTGTCAATTGTCGCCCGGTTGTCCTTTGCCGTGCTCCTGCTGGCGGCGGCCGGCTGCACCCTGGCCAAGGTCGACGTCAACGTGGTGAGCGAGCGGACCTCGCTGGAAAACCAGGTGCTGGGAACCTACAACGCACTCTCCGAGGACGTGCTGCTGGTTGCGTCGGTGCGCGGGGTGTCGCCGACGGGCAAGGTGGAAACGCCGCCCAAACACTCGCCGGAACAGCAGGAAGCGGCCCAGGCGCTGGAGAACATCGCTTTCCATGCCGACGACGTCGAGGCCCTGAAACGCCTGGGGTGGGTGGGGGAAAACCTGGAGGGGACCCTGACCAGCTTCAGCCGCGAGGTTCCCGAAAAGGCGCCGGCCGACCTGAAGGCCTTCGCCGGGCGCTTCGGCGAAGGTGAGTTCCGCCAGGTGGTCAATGAAGTCAACCGCTCCCGTGAAATCCTGATGCTCAGGGTGGTGCAGACCAACGAGAACTTCACCGCCAAGGACCTCCCCGCCATCCGCAAGGTCTTCGCGCGGGTGAACCGCCAGAACAGCGCCCCCGGCACCAAGGTGCAGGAGGACGACGGGAAATGGGTAACCCGATGA